The genomic interval ccactcccccccTTTTATGGCCTTTCTGAGTCCTGACACCTGGCTGCACCACGCCAGACTCCCTGCTCACATTACTCCAGCCTGAGCCACACCCTGACCAGACTCTGGCCTGTAAGGAGACTGGAATACTCCCATGGCCCTGGGTCCTCAGGCCTTGGGCAGCATCCTCCCCGCTGCCCCGCCAGCCCTCTCCTTTGCTCACTTTCGATGATGGCATTCTGGATGAGGTGAACTTGCTCCCGGAAGATAGCTCGCAGCTCGTTGGGGAAATACCCTGATAAGGGGAGGCGGAGAGGGGACTGTCAGCCTCCGGCGGTCAGACTCAGGCGATGGGTGGACTTTAAATGTCTGGGGGCGGTTGGGCTTTGCCTTAGTTTCCAGCCCGCGGCGATGGGCCCCTCACCCGGGAAGTACATCTTTCCCTGGTACAGTTGATCCATCCTCTGGTACACGGCGGCCGCCACTTGGTTCAGCTTCTCCCGGGCTGGGGCGGGAGAAGGAGGCGTGTGAGCCGCTTGGGTCGGGGCCTGGCAGGGCCGGGGGCTCCGCCCGTGCGGGACCCCCGCACTCACTGATCTCCGCGGGGATGGCCAGGTGCAGCTCCTTCATTGTGTCCTGGCTCCAGTCACTGAGCAGCGAGCCCGACACGGGGATGTCGCCCACCCACCAGGACTTGAGGTTCACGTGATGGCGGTAGAAGGAAAACTTATCCGAGAAGTTACCATGGCAGTGCAAGCAGCCGCGGGCCAGCGCTGCTGTCAGGCCCAGGCACAGCAGCAGGGCCATggcccgcccccgcccgccgccAACCAACCGACGGCGCCTCCCGCGCCACTCCCTCGTCCGCCGCGCACCAACCGACGGCGCCCCCGTGCCACAACCCTCCGCCGCGCACCAACCAACGGCGCCCTCTCGGGAGGAACACGACCCCGCCCCGCCCGCGGCGTAGGCCTCGCGCCTGTAACGGGCAACAGAGGGCTCAGGTTCCTCTTTCAGGCCCCGCCCAGGAGCGGCCACTCCAAGAGGAAGCTCCACCCCTTTGTTGGTCCCGCCTCCCGACCGCGCCTGACGCATGCGCCCACAGCCTTTGCAAAGCTCCTCCTTCCAGACGGGCCTGCGGGTTCGAGGCCGCGTCTCTTGCTCCCGGCACACAGCAAGCTCCGCCCGCAGGCCTCCCCGGCTGTTTCCTGGGAGGCCTTGCCCTGGAACGGAAGTATATCCGGTGAGGGGCGGGGCGGTCGTGTGCGAAATTACTCCGGGCCTGGCAGCGAGGCCGGACTGGCCAGCGGCCCGGGAACTGGGTCCAGCGGCGAACTTGACCCAACTCTTCCGGCAGCAGGAGGCAGGCGGCAGGTGAGTCCTCAGAGAGGCCAGCGCGCTCGGCAGGGAGGTCGGGCCCCTCAGAGGGGCGACCGCGAGTAGCAGGGAGGCCAGGTCCCTCACGGGGGCGAAGGCGGGGAGGCTGGGTTCCTTAGAGGGGAGACGGCGGGGAGGCCGGATCCCTCAGGGGAGTGACGGCGGGAAGGCCGGGTCCCTCAGGGGGGCGACCGCGAGCGGCGGGGAGGCCGGGTCTCTCAGAGGGATGGACGGTGATGGAGGGGCGGGAGCCGGTGGCGGGCCCTTGGTggaattagtggttaccagggccACCCCCTTCTGGTATCAATAACCAGGACCCCACCTCCTGGTTTGGATGGAAAGTCCACAAGATTTTAGGGCCCCCAGCGCACTTTGACCCCCGCCCTCTGAAAGCAGTCTTCCTggtccccagagcccctgagcagtGGGCACGGGCTGAGCGGGAGGTGTTTTAATGTTGGCGCTGCCCACTGGCTAACCCCCCTGCTTCATCTCTTCACTGACTGCAGGGCTTGCATTTGCTTTAAATGACTATGTACTTTACTAAATGTCACCGAAAAGGGAAGCTGGAGGGTGACTGGAAAATACAGAGAGTCACAGAGCAGAAAATAAATAGCCAGTGATGCTCGCACCCAGAGAGCCATTGCTCATTTTGGAGTAAAAGTCTTCCATTCTTTATTTGCAGGTGCTTTCTACcccttgcatcttttttttttttaacctttttatagAGTCTTGGTTGACGCCCAATCAACTGCATTCATTCAGAGATACACTTGGATAAATTTTGGCATGTGATACATGAGCATTTTGCATATTTCACCCCACTGCCTGTCTGCACTTTGTGATCTTGGACTTGCTTCTGTTACCAGTGGTCTCTACTAGCCTCTTCTTTGTTCCTCCCTTCACCCAACATAAAGTTCAGGGACTCTtatgagcccattttacagactcAGCCAAGAATGATGAGTGATGCCAAGAATCCTGGCCCTGGCCAATGTCAGGATAGGGCGCTGCAGCCTCCCAAAGCCCTGAGTGCCCAtccacctcccacccaccccaagtTCATGGTAGCCTGTCATTGTCTGTTGTACTGATTATGGAGTGAAGCAAGTGGAAGTCTTGActgccccaccccagcctgcCCGCACCCTGGGGCACCCTGTTTCTCCCCTCCCTTCCGAAGGCGCCCTTTGTTTACGGGGAACCTCAGCCTGCTTCAATCCagagcctctcccctccccagagtCCCACCTCAAACAGCACCTGTCCCACTGCTCCTGTC from Dama dama isolate Ldn47 chromosome 9, ASM3311817v1, whole genome shotgun sequence carries:
- the IZUMO4 gene encoding izumo sperm-egg fusion protein 4 isoform X2, producing MALLLCLGLTAALARGCLHCHGNFSDKFSFYRHHVNLKSWWVGDIPVSGSLLSDWSQDTMKELHLAIPAEITREKLNQVAAAVYQRMDQLYQGKMYFPGYFPNELRAIFREQVHLIQNAIIESRIDCQRHCGIFQYETISCTNCTDSHVVCFGYNCESSAQWETAVQGLLQYINKWHKMDTNTSLISPSFTCLEPPHLANLTLENASECLTQH
- the IZUMO4 gene encoding izumo sperm-egg fusion protein 4 isoform X1; this translates as MALLLCLGLTAALARGCLHCHGNFSDKFSFYRHHVNLKSWWVGDIPVSGSLLSDWSQDTMKELHLAIPAEITREKLNQVAAAVYQRMDQLYQGKMYFPGYFPNELRAIFREQVHLIQNAIIESRIDCQRHCGIFQYETISCTNCTDSHVVCFGYNCESSAQWETAVQGLLQYINKWHK